The Persephonella sp. IF05-L8 genome contains a region encoding:
- the yidC gene encoding membrane protein insertase YidC yields the protein MDNNQQDMQKRVFIFFAIVAVLMIAYSIFASFFMSDNKKQQTQQVTQKSEVAQKTETTNNQQISQPQQNNQTAAVIYSTGGTFNLLLDSRRFKADDLKNLITLTTEFGTVKFSKVGGRVVSIYIDKYKTDVIGNFSKQNKIFPTEIITTDPQITALINFSEYQFSQEGNRLIFTLEKNGIKVVKEFVLEKAVFRVNIKTYGLDKYGLAVINGISMDDTGSYGHSGAIVKTDKELLKFDEDIEKEQIIRGKILWAGEENKYFIQMIANKDGFSTVHIIPVSKDKTVVLSEINNSVDGFFLGGPKLYSLLTELTEKYQKEWGVNLALEETVDFGIFGILGKPLFIVLHFFYSFTHNWGVAIILLTILIRIIFFPLNHKSLKAMKKMSDLAPEIKKLQQKYKDDPQKLQQEMMKLYAEHGANPMSGCLPILVQIPVFIALYNVLMVTVELKNAPFILWITDLSSKDPYYILPILMGLSMVAQQWITPSSDKNQRMIMYIMAIVFTFMFMNFPSGLVLYWLTNNILGLLQSYIINRKLGKPDKKPAK from the coding sequence ATGGATAACAATCAACAGGATATGCAAAAAAGAGTATTTATATTCTTCGCTATAGTAGCTGTATTGATGATAGCTTACTCTATTTTTGCATCATTTTTCATGTCAGATAATAAGAAACAACAGACACAGCAGGTCACCCAAAAATCAGAAGTTGCTCAAAAAACTGAAACAACTAATAATCAGCAAATATCTCAGCCTCAGCAGAACAACCAGACAGCAGCAGTTATATACTCTACAGGAGGAACATTCAATCTTCTACTGGACAGCCGAAGGTTTAAAGCAGACGATTTAAAAAATTTAATTACTCTAACAACTGAATTTGGAACAGTTAAGTTTTCAAAAGTAGGTGGAAGAGTTGTATCCATTTATATAGATAAATATAAAACAGATGTTATAGGTAATTTTTCAAAACAGAATAAAATCTTTCCTACAGAAATAATAACTACAGACCCACAGATAACAGCTTTGATTAACTTTTCTGAATATCAATTTTCCCAAGAAGGAAACAGACTGATATTTACACTTGAAAAAAATGGAATAAAGGTAGTCAAAGAGTTTGTTCTTGAGAAAGCAGTATTCAGAGTAAATATAAAAACATACGGACTTGATAAGTACGGCCTGGCCGTTATAAATGGAATTTCTATGGATGATACAGGTTCATATGGACATTCAGGGGCTATAGTAAAAACAGATAAAGAGCTTCTCAAGTTTGATGAAGATATAGAAAAAGAGCAAATCATAAGAGGAAAAATCCTCTGGGCTGGAGAAGAAAATAAATACTTTATTCAGATGATAGCTAACAAAGACGGATTTTCTACAGTCCATATCATTCCTGTATCCAAAGACAAAACAGTTGTCCTGTCAGAAATAAATAACAGCGTTGATGGATTTTTCCTTGGAGGTCCAAAACTTTATTCACTTTTAACCGAGCTCACAGAAAAATATCAAAAGGAATGGGGCGTTAATTTAGCCTTAGAAGAAACAGTTGATTTTGGAATATTTGGTATTTTAGGAAAGCCTTTATTTATAGTGCTTCACTTCTTCTACAGTTTTACACACAACTGGGGTGTTGCCATTATTCTGCTTACAATTCTAATAAGAATTATCTTCTTCCCGCTGAACCATAAGAGTTTAAAAGCAATGAAAAAGATGTCTGACCTTGCCCCTGAAATTAAAAAACTACAGCAGAAATACAAGGATGACCCTCAGAAACTTCAGCAAGAGATGATGAAACTGTATGCAGAGCATGGGGCAAATCCAATGTCTGGATGTTTGCCTATACTGGTTCAGATACCTGTATTTATAGCCCTTTATAATGTATTAATGGTTACAGTAGAGCTTAAAAACGCACCATTTATCCTGTGGATTACAGACCTGTCTTCAAAAGACCCGTATTACATACTCCCAATTTTAATGGGTCTTTCTATGGTTGCCCAGCAGTGGATAACTCCTTCCTCAGATAAAAATCAAAGAATGATTATGTATATAATGGCTATTGTATTTACATTTATGTTTATGAATTTCCCATCAGGACTTGTTTTATACTGGCTTACGAATAATATATTAGGGTTACTACAAAGTTACATAATCAACAGAAAATTAGGAAAGCCTGACAAAAAACCAGCAAAATAA
- the yidD gene encoding membrane protein insertion efficiency factor YidD: MFKKFVIKFLKGYQKFISPIYPPSCRYYPTCSQYSIEAVEKYGVAKGLLKAIWRILRCNPFSKGGIDKP; encoded by the coding sequence ATGTTTAAAAAATTTGTTATAAAATTTTTAAAGGGGTATCAAAAGTTTATTTCCCCAATTTATCCGCCTTCCTGTAGGTATTATCCTACATGTTCCCAGTATAGTATTGAAGCAGTTGAAAAGTATGGTGTTGCAAAGGGACTTTTGAAAGCTATCTGGCGTATACTTAGATGTAATCCTTTTTCTAAAGGTGGAATAGATAAACCATAA
- the rnpA gene encoding ribonuclease P protein component, with product MIETLKGSEIKLVLKHGQSFKTPHLIVIYRRNNLGFPRFAFIISRRFSKKAVVRNRVKRIIKEAIRLSNELLENLSYDIVLIPKKDIYTKKMTDILQDIQEIKRVLENNV from the coding sequence ATGATAGAAACTCTAAAGGGTTCAGAAATTAAACTTGTTCTGAAACACGGCCAGTCTTTCAAAACCCCTCATTTAATCGTTATTTATCGGAGAAACAATCTGGGATTTCCCAGATTTGCTTTTATTATCTCACGAAGATTTTCCAAAAAAGCTGTGGTTCGCAATAGAGTAAAAAGAATTATAAAAGAGGCAATAAGACTGAGTAATGAACTTTTAGAAAATTTAAGCTATGATATTGTTTTAATTCCTAAGAAGGACATTTACACAAAAAAAATGACAGATATACTTCAAGACATTCAGGAAATTAAGAGAGTTTTGGAAAACAATGTTTAA
- the rpmH gene encoding 50S ribosomal protein L34, with translation MSGKIQNRISNKKRKRTSGFLARKRTKSGRKILARRRAKGRKRLAA, from the coding sequence ATGTCAGGAAAAATACAGAATAGAATTTCAAATAAGAAAAGAAAAAGAACTTCTGGATTTTTAGCAAGGAAAAGAACAAAGTCTGGGAGAAAAATATTAGCCAGAAGAAGGGCTAAAGGAAGAAAAAGACTGGCTGCTTAA
- a CDS encoding ATP synthase F0 subunit C — translation MKKYSTALLMLFMVAGALTAAFAGEGSDALAKAVFYGGVAIGAGVAIGAAAGGGAAGLGNAVRGVLEGMARNPNMGGKLLTTMFIGMALIETFVLYGLLIAIIFIFTGIFDAKFLGH, via the coding sequence ATGAAGAAATACTCAACAGCACTCTTAATGCTCTTTATGGTTGCAGGTGCACTGACTGCTGCTTTTGCAGGAGAAGGTTCTGATGCACTGGCAAAAGCAGTATTCTACGGTGGTGTGGCTATCGGTGCTGGCGTAGCTATCGGTGCTGCAGCAGGTGGTGGTGCAGCTGGTCTTGGTAATGCAGTAAGAGGTGTTCTTGAAGGAATGGCAAGAAACCCAAATATGGGCGGTAAGCTCTTAACAACAATGTTTATCGGTATGGCTCTTATTGAAACATTCGTTCTTTACGGACTGCTTATTGCAATTATCTTCATCTTTACAGGAATATTTGACGCTAAGTTTTTAGGACACTAA
- a CDS encoding universal stress protein: MEIKKIVACVDLTPTSIKGLEWAVELAKKFNAELVIYHELEDVYTMKKTSASFGLPAAPDLEEKSAQNVKDKLEPLVKETGVNYKFLIEAKGKTIDRLPVVIDEEKPELTVIPVDYERDIPKINSQVLVIK, encoded by the coding sequence ATGGAAATAAAAAAGATTGTAGCATGTGTAGACTTAACACCCACATCAATTAAAGGGCTTGAATGGGCTGTAGAACTTGCTAAAAAATTTAATGCAGAACTCGTTATATATCATGAACTTGAAGATGTCTACACTATGAAAAAAACCAGTGCTTCTTTTGGGCTTCCTGCCGCACCAGACCTGGAAGAAAAATCAGCTCAAAATGTAAAAGATAAACTTGAGCCGTTAGTTAAAGAAACAGGCGTTAATTACAAATTCTTGATAGAAGCAAAAGGAAAAACTATTGATAGATTACCGGTAGTAATTGATGAGGAAAAGCCAGAACTAACGGTAATTCCTGTTGATTACGAAAGGGATATTCCAAAAATAAATTCGCAAGTACTTGTAATAAAATAA
- the atpB gene encoding F0F1 ATP synthase subunit A — translation MALLVLVVVPVIFMVFAKKPSLIPTPVQNLFEIYIEFVDNMLKEQMGKEGRKFFPLVAGLGLFIFFGNLLGMIPGLESYTANMNTTLGLALMVFFLYNFIGFKRHGIKYIKHFMGPIPVAAPIFFIIEVISHISRPITLALRLFANMTGGELITVVMILLIPLLVPLPIMVVHLIAVFLQTYVFMILTTVYIAGALVEEAH, via the coding sequence ATGGCTTTACTGGTGCTGGTAGTTGTACCTGTTATATTTATGGTATTTGCAAAAAAACCTTCTTTAATACCTACTCCAGTTCAAAATTTATTTGAGATTTATATTGAATTTGTTGATAATATGCTTAAAGAACAGATGGGAAAAGAAGGAAGAAAATTCTTTCCCCTGGTAGCTGGACTTGGGTTGTTCATTTTCTTTGGTAATCTTCTGGGAATGATACCAGGTCTTGAGTCTTATACTGCAAATATGAATACAACTCTTGGTCTGGCATTAATGGTATTCTTCCTATACAATTTTATTGGTTTTAAAAGACATGGCATCAAATATATAAAGCATTTTATGGGACCTATTCCTGTGGCTGCTCCAATATTTTTTATAATAGAGGTGATATCACATATAAGCAGACCTATCACCCTTGCACTTCGTCTTTTTGCAAATATGACCGGTGGAGAACTTATTACAGTAGTTATGATTTTACTTATTCCACTTCTTGTACCTTTACCTATAATGGTTGTTCACCTGATAGCAGTATTTTTACAAACTTATGTATTCATGATACTAACAACTGTTTATATTGCCGGAGCACTTGTTGAGGAAGCACATTAA
- the aroC gene encoding chorismate synthase produces MGVLRFLNAGESHGPALTAIIEGMPSNLEISHEYINKELARRQQGYGRGGRMKIEKDKVEILSGVRFGKTLGSPITLMIRNKDWENWTDIMAIEGEPVDKRKITNPRPGHADLVGGIKYGFDDLRNVLERASARETTTRVAVGAVCKKLLEDIGIKIGSYVVSIGELSVKELIQNIPLEERFKFAEQSVVRTPVPSEDEKFKKLIDMAKEEGESLGGVFEVFATGVPVGLGSHVQWDRRLDGRIAQAFMSIQAIKGVEIGEGFELAKKFGSQAHDEIFWDKERGFYHKTNRAGGIEGGISNGEPIIVRAAMKPIPTLMRKKSLHSVDIKTKQPFDAAKERSDVTAVPAAAVVGEAMLAIVLAQAVLEKFGNDNWIEIKRRIKEYIKYTKQF; encoded by the coding sequence ATGGGCGTTTTACGTTTTCTTAATGCTGGAGAATCCCATGGACCTGCTTTAACAGCTATCATTGAAGGAATGCCTTCAAATCTTGAAATATCCCATGAATATATAAATAAAGAGCTTGCCAGAAGACAGCAGGGATACGGTCGCGGCGGCCGTATGAAAATAGAAAAGGATAAAGTAGAAATTCTTTCAGGGGTTAGATTTGGTAAAACCCTTGGCTCTCCTATCACATTAATGATTAGAAATAAAGACTGGGAGAACTGGACAGACATAATGGCTATAGAAGGAGAGCCTGTTGATAAACGTAAAATAACAAATCCCCGTCCCGGACATGCAGACCTTGTAGGTGGTATCAAATACGGTTTTGATGATTTAAGAAATGTTCTTGAAAGGGCAAGTGCAAGAGAAACAACAACAAGAGTAGCTGTTGGTGCTGTCTGTAAGAAGCTACTTGAGGATATTGGTATAAAAATAGGTAGCTATGTGGTAAGTATTGGGGAGCTTTCTGTAAAAGAATTGATACAAAATATTCCTCTTGAAGAAAGATTTAAATTTGCTGAGCAGTCAGTAGTTAGAACTCCAGTTCCTTCAGAAGATGAAAAATTCAAAAAACTGATTGATATGGCGAAAGAAGAAGGGGAAAGTTTAGGTGGTGTTTTTGAGGTTTTTGCTACAGGTGTTCCTGTAGGACTTGGCTCCCATGTCCAGTGGGATAGAAGACTGGATGGAAGAATAGCCCAGGCTTTTATGAGTATTCAGGCTATAAAGGGAGTTGAGATAGGTGAAGGCTTTGAACTGGCAAAGAAATTTGGCTCACAGGCACATGATGAGATATTCTGGGATAAAGAAAGAGGTTTTTACCACAAAACAAACCGGGCTGGTGGAATAGAAGGTGGTATATCCAATGGAGAGCCTATAATTGTAAGGGCTGCCATGAAACCAATCCCTACATTAATGAGGAAAAAATCCCTGCATTCTGTTGATATAAAAACTAAACAACCTTTTGATGCAGCAAAGGAACGTTCAGATGTTACAGCTGTTCCTGCAGCAGCAGTTGTTGGAGAAGCGATGCTTGCAATCGTTCTGGCACAGGCTGTTCTGGAAAAATTTGGGAATGATAACTGGATAGAAATAAAAAGAAGAATAAAAGAGTATATTAAATACACAAAGCAATTTTAG